The sequence TCAGCATCCTCAGTACTAATGGTATCTGCAAACACAGAATCCTTTTCTTCAATATCTGTAGGTTCAAAATCTATTACAGTCGTGAACACATCCTTTGGGATATCAATTAATACTGGCCCTGGTCTATCAGAATTAGCAATAGCAAAGGCCTTTTTTACTGCCTCTTCTATTTCCTCAGCAGTCTTAATGAGAATATTATGCTTTGTAATTGGCATAGTTACTCCAGTAATATCGATTTCCTGAAAAGAATCTCTTCCCAATAGAGAATTGGCGACTTGACCTGTAATGACTACCATAGGTATAGAATCCATATAGGCTGTTGCAATTCCTGTGACGGTGTTCGTAGCGCCTGGTCCTGAAGTAACTATGCAAACACCTGTTTTACCTGTTACCCTAGCGTATCCATCTGCTCCATGAGCTGCCCCTTGCTCATGAGCTGGTCTGTATACTTTAAAATGATTTGTCTCATCATATAATGCATCAAATAAGGGTATTACAGCTCCCCCTGGATAACCAAAGATCGTATCTACATTTTGTCCTTTTAAACATTCTAATAGTATTTGAGATCCGCTCTTCTTTCCCATAATTTGACCTCCCTAAATCTTTTATTCGATTCGCTACTGCCTCTTTACAACTATTCATGCTACCATTTCTAAATCTTAAAAAATAATGATAAGTGGGGGATTACACCCTTACAAAATAAAGTCTCATTTTATAAAAAATGCTGAATAGATAATATCTCATTCAGCATCTTCAACATAGTTTAATTAAACTCTGCGTTTAATTATTTTTGCAACCATGACATCATAGATCTTAATTTTTTACCTACTTTTTCTACTAGATGTTCTTTTTCTATTGCTCTTGTAGCATTAAAATATGGTCTGTTTACAGTGTTTTCTTGTAACCAGTTTCTAGCAAATGTTCCATTTTGAATTTCTTCTAATACTTTCTTCATTTCTGCTCTAGATTCTTTGCCAATGATTCTTCTACCCGTTACATAATCGCCATATTCTGCAGTATCACTGATAGAGTGTCTCATTTTTTCAAATCCGCCTTCTACGATTAAGTCGACGATTAATTTCATTTCGTGAACACATTCAAAATATGCGCTTTCTGGCTCATATCCTGCTTCTACTAATGTTTCAAAACCAGCTTTCATAAGCTCTGTTACGCCACCACAAAGAACAGCTTGCTCTCCAAAAAGATCTGTTTCTGTTTCTTCTTTAAAAGTAGTCTCTAGAACACCCGCTCTAGCTCCACCAACACCTGCAGCATAAGCTAAGCCAAGATTGAAAGCATCGCCTGTTGCATCTTGGAACACAGCGATTAAGCAAGGAACACCTTTTCCTTCTTCGTATTGTCTTCTTACAATATGTCCTGGTCCTTTTGGTGCAATCATAAATACATTTACATCTGCTGGTGGTACAATTTGCTTGTAGTGAATATTAAACCCATGTGCAAACATTAAAGATTTTCCAGCAGTTAAATTAGGTAGAACATCGTTATTGTATATTATTGGTTGTTTCTCATCATTGACTAACATCATGATGATATCTGCTTCTTTTGCAGCTTCAAAAGTAGTTTTAACTGTTAAGCCAGCTTCTTCTGCTTTTGCTTTTGATTTGCTACCTTCGTATAATCCAACTACAACATCTACGCCGCTTTCCTTTAAGTTTAAAGCATGTGCATGTCCTTGGCTACCGTATCCAATAATCGCTACTTTTTTTCCTTTAAGATAATCTAAATTACAGTCTTGTTCATAGTACATTTTTGCCATTTATAATTCCTCCCAAATTTTGTTTTAGTATATATAGAATATATCCTATATATAATTTATAAAAGGGTGTCCTTGACGCAGTGGTACTGCCGGAGATCTTTTTGTGAGCTTTCTCGTTGTACAAAAAAGCCTCGCTCCTATAAGCATCTTAATACTCATAGGGACGAGGCATTTATAACATCGTGGTACCACCCTAGTTTACAGTTAAATAAAACTGACTCTTTTCAGGTCAAATCTTTTGATTGAACCCTTATTTATATATCGGTAAAAACCGCCTTAACCTACTCGCATTAACTTTCAGCAAGGTACTCAGAAGTGATCTATTACATACCTATCCAACGCTAATTTTCACCAAACATTAGCTCTCTAAATTTGAATTTATAGTACTTTTGTCTTCGTCATCGCATTCTTATATCAAATTATTAGTTCTATTTTAATCCCTTCTAAATTCTATGTCAAGGAATTTTTCAGAAAATTCCGATTAAGATTTTGTTAAGTGGAAAGTAGAATGTGGAATGCGGAAATGGAAACCTACTCGCGCGAAGGCGAGACAAGGTTTTTCTCGTCCAACCATCAAATAATTAGAGAGTTCCGCCTTCAGCATTCAGCTTTCCCGTTCTACTATTGTTTAACCATTGTTCGTGTCGCCAAAGCTCGTCTTATAAAGACTCCTGCCGTCTAAAGAGTAATTCTTTTCTGCAAAAGACCCGCCCTCAACATTAGATAATGCTTTATTCATGCCGTACATTCTAGCGTCGATTAAATCAATATAGTGAAGTAGTTCTGCCTCTGGAATCAGGGGCATTTTAGGGCTACCATACTCTGCATGATAATGATGAGATAAAATCATATGCTGAAGAACCATTTTTATTTCGTCATCTATTGAAAGTTCTCTACAAACTCTGTCTATTTCAGTGATGCCCTGAATAATATGACCTAGAAGCTTTCCCTCTGTAGAATAGTCTTCTACAATACCTAGCTCGTCTGCTATCATCTCTTCTGTTTTAGAGAGATCGTGTAATACAATCCCAGCGTAGAGCAAGTCTGTATTTATAAAGTCATAGATAGAACTAATCTTCTCACCTAAATCTAGCATGGTTCGAATATGATATAATAACCCGCCTTTTATATTGTGATGATGAGTTTTAGCTGCCGGATAATAGGATAATTTCACCTCTTTATCCTTAAATAAGGTCAAAGTAAGTTCCTTTATTTGAGGATGAATAATTTTATCAATAAAACTATAGATTTCATGAATCATTTGATTAGAAGATACAGGAGCAGCAGCAATATAATCCTCAAAATTAACATCGTCCGATTGTTCTACTAATCTAATTTTTTCAATATGCAATTGCATCTTATTATTAAACTTTTGAACTTGGCCTCGAACTTTAACTAAAATGCCAGATTTATATGCGTTTAAATCCATCCCTTGAGCATTCCATATCTTTCCATTAATTTCATCTTTATTTTGATCTGCAATATTTATATCGATATAGGTACCCCCATTTTTAGAGGTCCTCTCTTCTATTTTCTTAATCATATAATAACCTTGTATCTTTTGATTGTATTCAAAATCTTTTATATTCATTATTATCCCTCCACAAAAGCGCCTTCGGCGCTTTTCGTTCTAAGTTCTATGTTCTAAGTGAAATCAGCAGGTCGCTCCGCGACCACTGATTTCACCTGACCACCTGACCACCTTAATATTTTCCACTTTCAGCCAAAAAACAATCGCGACCGTCTCCAGTCGCTGATTATTAGTTTTTAATGCTATTTGACAGTCTTGAAATCTCTTCCTGACCCATTAATTTTACTGTTGCAGTGGAAGATTTTTGTCCTCTAGTGTACTTAACCTTAACGGTATCTCCCGGAAGTTTATTGTAGATAACTTCCCTCAGTTTTAACATCGTATTGACCTCAACTTCATCAATATGAGTAATGATATCACCTTTTTGTAACCCAGCTACATCTGCTCCGGAACCCTTTTGAACATCCATTATCAGTATTCCTGCATCAAGTTTAAGATCTTCATCGCCAACATAATATTTAGCAAATTCTCTGTCTGTACCGCTTATGCCAAGTAATGTAGGTGTAAATTTTCCATTTTGGATGATTTGTTCTACTATTGGTTTGACAATATTTATTGGTATCGCAAAGCCCATACCTTCACCGCTGTCTACTTTAGCCGTATTGATTCCAATGACCGTTCCTTCATTGTCTAGTAGGGGGCCGCCGCTGTTCCCGCTATTTATAGAAGCATCTGTTTGAATTAAATCCTCTGCTATATTGCTTTGGCTGATGGCAATACTTCTATTTAATCCACTGACAATACCAGATGTTACTGTTCGTTCAAAAGTTAAACCTAAAGGATTTCCTATAGCGATAGCCATCTCACCTACAGAAAGATGATCTGAATCTCCTAGTATGGCAACAGGTAGATTATTTGCATCTATTTTTATAACTGCCAGATCTAAGTTTTCATCGGACCACACTACAGAAGCCTCTAAAGACCTGCCATCCTTTAAAGATACTGTAATCTTGCTTGGATTATTTGTTACTACATGTTGATTGGTAACAATATAACCATTATCAGTTACAATAAATCCAGACCCTACTCCAGCCCTTTCATACTGTCTCATAAAGATATCCTGGGTCATTTCAACTGTAGTTATTCCCACAACTGCTGGCGTAACTAATTCTGCTACAGCTTCAACGGTAGTTGGTGGGTCGTCCTCAATGGTAAGAGATTCTACAAGACCGCTATTTGAGTTATTTGTAGAATTGTTTTGCACAATTGCATTGTCTATATTATTTATATATTGGATTGCTATGACTCCAATTACAAGTCCACCAATTAAGGCGCCTACTAAACCTACAGCTAAAATCTTTAAAAAACTGACTTTACCATAGTTTCCATCATCCATACTCTTTCCTCCTCTACTTAAAAGCTAAACACTGTGCTTGGAGTAAATCGTGATGCAACTTCTAAAGTTACATCCTTTTGTATTTTGATTTTATTTTTAGTAAGAAGAGAGCTTGTCGTTTCAAATGCTAATTCAGGAAAATTATTTTCATCACTTAAATGAGCTAGTAGTACTCTTCTAAGGCCTTTCTCTACTAATTCTAAAATAGCACTAGCCGCTACCTCATTTGATAAGTGCCCCTTATCGCCCAGTATACGTCTTTTTAAAGGGTATGGATAGGGTCCTGCTTTAAGCATATCTACATCATGATTTGATTCAATAACGGCTAAATCAGAATTTTCAATACGCTTCATTATACTGCCGTTGATCTCTCCAGTATCCGTCACAATGGAAATTTTGTTCTTACCATTAGTTATAGAAAAACCGACAGGTTCACCAGCATCGTGACTTATGGAAAAAGGTAGTATCGATAATCCATTTAGAATAAGCTCTTTATCTGATGCAAAAACCACTCTGTTTTCAGACCTGATTTTCCCTAGACAGGTGGATGCTGCATTCCATGTTCCACCATTAGCGTAAATAGGAATATTATAACGTCTAGATAGGACCCCTGCTCCTTTTGTATGATCAATGTGATCATGAGAAAGAAACAAACCAGTTAATTCCTGTGGATTGACTTGAATCTTTTTTAAATTCTCTTCTATTCGCTTTCCGCTTACTCCAGCATCAATTAATATCTTTGTATCTCCATCCTCTAAATATGAACAATTGCCACTGCTTCCACTATATAAGCTACAAAATTTCATTAAATTCTCCCTTTTTTTATTTTCACTTATATAATCATATCAGAGTTTATGATTATATAATAATGTAATTTTCTTAAAAATAACTTAAAAATCACTTCGCACTTTTGTTCTAAGTTCTAAGTGAAATCAGCAGGTCGCTCCGCGACCGCTGATTTCACCTGACCACCTGACCACCTGACCACCTGACCACCTTATTTGCTTTTACATAGAACTTGCATCTTACAACTTAGAACTAATAACAGCATACCAAAAAGCACTACATGTCTTATTTTAAAAAGAATATAGTGCTTTTAAATACGTCTCATACAACTAATCTACTACTTTTTTAATTTTTGCGCCTAGGCTTCTTAGTTTTCCTTCTAAGTTTTCGTAGCCTCTTTCAATATGTTTTAATTCTGTAACTTCTGTTATTCCATCTGCAGCCAGTCCAGCAATGACCATAGCAGCTCCAGCTCTTAGGTCTGTAGCTCTTAATGTTGCACCACTTAATTGCTTACCTCCACTAAAGATCGCCACTCGTCCATCCACAAGAATATCTGCTCCCATTCTTCGGAGCTCGTCTACATATTTAAATCGATTCTCAAAAATACTTTCTGTGATGGTACCTGTACCTTGGGTCAAACACATGAGCACTGCCATAGGCTGTTGTAAGTCTGTTGGAAAACCAGGGTAAGGTAGAGTCTTAACATTAATGGAATTTAAATCTTCTTTTCCAATCACTCGAATAGCATCGTCGTATTCAATGATTTCTGCGCCCATTTCTGTTAATTTGGCGGAGATAGACTCTAAATGTTTTGGTATGACATTTTTGATCAAAACATCTCCCTTTGTTGCTACAGCAGCCACCATATATGTACCTGCTTCAATTTGATCTGGAATAACCATATACTCGCAGCCTCTTAATTCCGTTACGCCATTGATTTTTATAATATCTGTGCCTGCGCCTTTAATATTTGCACCCATTAGATTTAAAAAGTTTGCCACATCTACTACATGTGGTTCTCTAGCAGCATTTTCAATAACCGTCATGCCTTCAGCCTTAACCGCTGCTAACATAATATTAATTGTAGCACCCACACTCACTACATCCATGTAAATTTGGGCTCCTATGAGCTTTTCTGCATACATATTAATAACACCATGTTCAATTTCTACTTTAACACCTAATGCTTCAAAACCCTTTATATGTTGGTCAATAGGTCTTACACCTATATCACATCCTCCTGGAAAAGGAATGGTAACCTTTTTAAATCTTCCTAATAGTGCTCCTAGTAGATAATAAGATGCTCTCATTTTACGAGTCTCATCGTCTAGCATTTCATATTGCTCAATATTTTGAGCATCAAAAGTAATTGTATTTTCATTTATTTGAGTTGTCTTAACGCCTAATTTTCGTAATATATTAATAAACCGGTTAACATCTTTAATATTGGGTATATTTTCTAATTTACATACACCTTCTGAAAGGATTGTAGCTGGTATTAAACCTAAAGCTGCATTCTTTGCACCAGCAATGCTTACTTCACCTTTTAAAGGAGTACCTCCCTCGATTACATATCGCTCCATAATAACTTCCCTTCATTATATTGTTCTATTCAACGGTTGATTATATCATATTTTTTTTCATTCTCAAAACATTATATTAACATTAAAGATATAATAATTGGAAACCTCGACCTTTACTAATATTATGTCTTTAATTTCATCTTGTATTAAACTGTTTTCAAAATAATATTATCTCTAATATATGGCAAGTACAAGCCATAAAGGCAAATCAATCGTATTTGTGATATAATCTTTATAATCGTTACTGTAATAAAGATGCAAAAACTTGTTCATAGATTGAGAGGTGTGATAATGAATAATTTTGAGTTATATATTAATAATGACGATTTGGGCGTTACTGTGTTAGAAAATATTTTTATCAATCATTATATGCCTACTGCCCCAGGAGACTATGTAAAAGTGTATCTATTAGGACTAAAGTATTGTAGCAATAAAAATCTCTCCTCTATTTCAAATAAGATTATTGGTAAAACTTTAGGTATATTGGAGAGCGATGTAAGAAAAGCATGGGAGTATTGGGAACAACAAGGCATACTGACTTGTGAGAGAAATGGAGACGACAATTATCATATAAAATATCTTCATATTTCATCCCTTATGCTTGAGGGTAATAATGTGCATACTGAGGAAGATCATTCAAATCAAAAAATAATAGAAGAATTATATAAGACAATAGAATTTATGTATGGTAGGCCTCTTAGCTATAAAGAGTTACAAATTATTGCCAGTTGGATGAATGATTTACTCTTCAACCCAGAAATGATTACGCTCTTAGTAGAATACTGCTTTAATTTAAATAAAAAAGACATTAACTATATCAACAAAGTGGCCTTAAATTGGTATGATAAGAAAATTAATACCTACGATGAAGCCATGGAGAATATTAATTCTTTTAGAGAAAAACGGGATATCTATTATAAGATTATGAATTACCTTGGCTTTAAACGTTCACCAACGAAAGCTGAAATTGGAATTATGGACAAATGGATATCTACCTACAATATGAGCATGGATCTAATCATTGAAGCTTGCAAAAAGACCCTTGCTATCGACAGGCCAAACTTTAAATATATAGACACCATACTTACAGAATGGCATAAGAAAAACTACACCAAACCAGAAGATATAGAAAAAGAAGAACTGCCTAAAAAGCAAAAATCAGAAACGAAGCCAACCCAATACAACCAAAACGGTTATGATTATGACTTACTTGAGAAAAAACTAGAAGAAAAAATGTGGAGAGAAAATAAATGAGGGATGATATATACAATGAAACCATTATTGAATTTGAAAAGAAGAGAACCTTAAAGGAAATCAATCAGAATAAGCGCAAACAGGAAATGTACAAGTCCTATCCTCGGTTAGAGGAGATTGCGAATCAATTAAACTACATGGGAATCGAATTAGCTAAATCCATCTCTACTGGTCCAAGTAATATGAATGGAATAAAAACTTTTGAGAAGAAGACACAAGAGCTGGTAGAAGAGAGAACACAAATCTTAGTAAATGCTGGTTATGCAAAAGATTATTTAGAAATAGAGTATGACTGCCCTGCTTGCCATGACATGGGAATAATTGAACAAAATACCTGCTCTTGTTTTACAAAAGCTTTAATTCGAAAATACTATCAACAATCTAATCTTGATAAGGTCTTGTCTATAGAAAATTTTGATACCTTTCGCTTGGATTGCTATGATGAGGACAAAAGTAAATTTGGTGTATCCCCTAGATTGAATATTCAAAACATTTATTTGATGGCCGTAAACTTTGTAGAAAAATTTGATTCTCAGTATGAAAATTTATACTTGTATGGAAACTCTGGCTTGGGAAAGACTTTCATATCTCATTGCATTGCAAAAGAACTTTTGGATAAGGGAAAATCTGTAATCTATCAAACGGCTACAGACTTAATTGACTCTATTAGAAGAAATAAATTCAATCAAAATATCCAAGTTAACACACTAAGTTATTTGTATCAATGTGACCTTTTAATCATCGATGACTTAGGCACAGAAAGCTTAACGGAATTTGCTAACAATGAGCTCTTTAATTTGCTAAATAGAAGATTAATGGATCAAAAGAGTACTGTAATCTCAACAAATTTATCTCTGAAGGAACTTCAAAAAAGGTATAGCACTCGACTAACCTCAAGAATTATAGGGAATTTTACATTTCTAAAGTTTATAGGAGACGATATTAGGTTAAAAAAAGCCAAGCTTTTATAAGAGCTTGGCTTTTTTTGTTCTACGTTCTAAGATGTAAGTTCTACGTAAAACCATTATTGCTACCAATGGTGGCTAAGTGTTTTTACATAGAACTTAGAACGTACAACTTACATCTGCAATAAAAAAACACCTTCGGGTGTTTTTTTATTGCAATACCTGTACTTGAAGACTTTTTCTTCCAAATCTTACACATTCTTCACGGGTATTGAAATAGATATCTATTTTATTTCCTGTAACAGCTCCACCTCGATCTTCTACAACATAGGTGTTTCCTAGAGCTGGAATATACATTTTTGTACCAAAGGAATAGCTACTAGATGCCGCTATGGTCCGATTTGCACTTGGTTTTGTTCCTGATGCCGTTCTATCGCCTACATAGTAAGCTGTAGCTTCTACGGTTATAGTCTTTACAGATGTTTGACTTCCTCTAGAAGCTGGCACACTTTTATTTGAACTAGTAATTGTTTTCTTCACAGGTACTTTTGTTCCAATTTCTTTGATTTCATCAACTGGTTTTTTAACATTTTCTGAAATTACTTCTCTACTTACTTCTGTACCATCTTCTAAGACGACTTTTTCTTCTATTGTTTTTAGACCAGTACTTCCTCTTTGGACTAAATTGGTCTTACCTTGTAACAAATTGCTATTCTTCTTTTCGATTTTTTTATAATCTAATGACGTTTCTTTTACTTCAATCTTTTCCTCTACGCGAACAATTTTTATGCTATTGTTTTCTTTATTAATTGTAGATGATAGACTAGGCTCTACCTTATCATCTTCATCAACTTGTAGCTCTAATTGTCCTAAAACATCTTCTACTTTATTAAGAGTAGTATTGATTTTGTGCTCTGTTCCATCGGCTACTACTGTAATAGGTATAGCTCGTTGAATTTTGATAATATCTCCATCTTCAAGCTCTGTATGAAGTGCTGGCTCTATCTTATCTTCTTTTTTTAGACTAATATTTTGATTTTTTAATACTTCTTCTACCGTTTGAGTACCTCTAAAAGATGTAGATACCTCTTCGTGATCTATCTTTACGATGATATGATTTTTGTCAAATAATATAAATAGCGTCATTGTCAGTAAAAAGAATATTATGCCTATGATAAGTTTCTTCTCGTGCATTAAGCCCTTGATTTTACTTAGACTCATCTCTTCTACCTCCTCTGTTTTCAGAAGTCATACGTCCTTTTTGCATAAAAGTATAATATAACCACTGAGTTATTAAATTTCATATAAATAGATGAATGTATAAATGAAATTCAATCTATTATTTGTCGCTATAATACACTATATTGATAAATTTGTCAAATTTTCTAGTGACAATCGTTACAATTTGTATACATATCCAGAGTATGTACACAAATTGTAACATTTATATTTTGAAATTTATGTCTAATTGAGGATATAGAGTTAAATAATATATCTAATTTTTCAAAGGCATTTTAAGCAAATCACAAACCTATTTACATTTCTATTTTAGTAAATAAGGCTAAAGTGTTCTCTTTTATCTGTAGAAGCAGTTCTTCAAACTCAATATTTCGTAATCTACAGATTTCTTCAGCTACATATCTTACATAAGCTGGATTGTTGACCTTGCCTCTATAGGGCGCAGGAGTTAGATAAGGACTATCTGTCTCTATTAATATTCGGTCTAAGGGGACTTTTTCCGCTACTTCTGGCAGTTTATGAGCATTCTTAAAGGTAATAGGACCCGATATGGATAAATAAAAACCTAAATCTAAGTATCTCTTAGCCATTTCCCAGCTTCCACTATAGCTGTGAAGTACTCCCGCCAATCCTTCTTTATTTCTTTCTAATATGTCAAAGGTATCTTGATGGGCTTCTCTACTATGAATAATTATAGGGAGCTTTTGTCTTTTCGCTATATCGATTTGCTTTTCATAGATTTCCTGCTGGATTTCTCTAGGCGAAAAATCATAATGATAATCTAAGCCAATTTCTCCAATAGCCACTACTTTAGGATGAGTGCTTAGCTTTTCTATCTCCTTTAAATCCTCTTCACTAGCATGACGTGCCTCATGGGGGTGATACCCCACTGCCGCAAATATAAAATTCCACGATTCTGCCAATTGGATTCCCTTTCTAGATGTATCTAAATCTACTGCAGGATTTATTAAAATCTCCATCCTATTATTTTGTAAACCCTCAATGATTTCGGAGCGATTTTCTTCGTACTTTTCATCTATCAAATGAGCATGTGTATCAATTAACATAATTACCTCCTATAAAATCAGCCACCAAAGGTGGCTGATGTAGTTCTACGTTTTAAGTTGTAAGTTCTAAGTAAAACCTTTAGTCACTACGTGCGCTTTGCGCACAATTGAGAATTGGGGATTTAAAATTATTAAAAACTCAATT is a genomic window of Alkalibaculum bacchi containing:
- a CDS encoding TatD family hydrolase, coding for MLIDTHAHLIDEKYEENRSEIIEGLQNNRMEILINPAVDLDTSRKGIQLAESWNFIFAAVGYHPHEARHASEEDLKEIEKLSTHPKVVAIGEIGLDYHYDFSPREIQQEIYEKQIDIAKRQKLPIIIHSREAHQDTFDILERNKEGLAGVLHSYSGSWEMAKRYLDLGFYLSISGPITFKNAHKLPEVAEKVPLDRILIETDSPYLTPAPYRGKVNNPAYVRYVAEEICRLRNIEFEELLLQIKENTLALFTKIEM
- the ilvC gene encoding ketol-acid reductoisomerase; translated protein: MAKMYYEQDCNLDYLKGKKVAIIGYGSQGHAHALNLKESGVDVVVGLYEGSKSKAKAEEAGLTVKTTFEAAKEADIIMMLVNDEKQPIIYNNDVLPNLTAGKSLMFAHGFNIHYKQIVPPADVNVFMIAPKGPGHIVRRQYEEGKGVPCLIAVFQDATGDAFNLGLAYAAGVGGARAGVLETTFKEETETDLFGEQAVLCGGVTELMKAGFETLVEAGYEPESAYFECVHEMKLIVDLIVEGGFEKMRHSISDTAEYGDYVTGRRIIGKESRAEMKKVLEEIQNGTFARNWLQENTVNRPYFNATRAIEKEHLVEKVGKKLRSMMSWLQK
- a CDS encoding ATP-binding protein, with amino-acid sequence MRDDIYNETIIEFEKKRTLKEINQNKRKQEMYKSYPRLEEIANQLNYMGIELAKSISTGPSNMNGIKTFEKKTQELVEERTQILVNAGYAKDYLEIEYDCPACHDMGIIEQNTCSCFTKALIRKYYQQSNLDKVLSIENFDTFRLDCYDEDKSKFGVSPRLNIQNIYLMAVNFVEKFDSQYENLYLYGNSGLGKTFISHCIAKELLDKGKSVIYQTATDLIDSIRRNKFNQNIQVNTLSYLYQCDLLIIDDLGTESLTEFANNELFNLLNRRLMDQKSTVISTNLSLKELQKRYSTRLTSRIIGNFTFLKFIGDDIRLKKAKLL
- a CDS encoding UDP-N-acetylglucosamine 1-carboxyvinyltransferase, whose translation is MERYVIEGGTPLKGEVSIAGAKNAALGLIPATILSEGVCKLENIPNIKDVNRFINILRKLGVKTTQINENTITFDAQNIEQYEMLDDETRKMRASYYLLGALLGRFKKVTIPFPGGCDIGVRPIDQHIKGFEALGVKVEIEHGVINMYAEKLIGAQIYMDVVSVGATINIMLAAVKAEGMTVIENAAREPHVVDVANFLNLMGANIKGAGTDIIKINGVTELRGCEYMVIPDQIEAGTYMVAAVATKGDVLIKNVIPKHLESISAKLTEMGAEIIEYDDAIRVIGKEDLNSINVKTLPYPGFPTDLQQPMAVLMCLTQGTGTITESIFENRFKYVDELRRMGADILVDGRVAIFSGGKQLSGATLRATDLRAGAAMVIAGLAADGITEVTELKHIERGYENLEGKLRSLGAKIKKVVD
- a CDS encoding DnaD domain protein, yielding MNNFELYINNDDLGVTVLENIFINHYMPTAPGDYVKVYLLGLKYCSNKNLSSISNKIIGKTLGILESDVRKAWEYWEQQGILTCERNGDDNYHIKYLHISSLMLEGNNVHTEEDHSNQKIIEELYKTIEFMYGRPLSYKELQIIASWMNDLLFNPEMITLLVEYCFNLNKKDINYINKVALNWYDKKINTYDEAMENINSFREKRDIYYKIMNYLGFKRSPTKAEIGIMDKWISTYNMSMDLIIEACKKTLAIDRPNFKYIDTILTEWHKKNYTKPEDIEKEELPKKQKSETKPTQYNQNGYDYDLLEKKLEEKMWRENK
- a CDS encoding S1C family serine protease gives rise to the protein MDDGNYGKVSFLKILAVGLVGALIGGLVIGVIAIQYINNIDNAIVQNNSTNNSNSGLVESLTIEDDPPTTVEAVAELVTPAVVGITTVEMTQDIFMRQYERAGVGSGFIVTDNGYIVTNQHVVTNNPSKITVSLKDGRSLEASVVWSDENLDLAVIKIDANNLPVAILGDSDHLSVGEMAIAIGNPLGLTFERTVTSGIVSGLNRSIAISQSNIAEDLIQTDASINSGNSGGPLLDNEGTVIGINTAKVDSGEGMGFAIPINIVKPIVEQIIQNGKFTPTLLGISGTDREFAKYYVGDEDLKLDAGILIMDVQKGSGADVAGLQKGDIITHIDEVEVNTMLKLREVIYNKLPGDTVKVKYTRGQKSSTATVKLMGQEEISRLSNSIKN
- a CDS encoding 3D domain-containing protein translates to MSLSKIKGLMHEKKLIIGIIFFLLTMTLFILFDKNHIIVKIDHEEVSTSFRGTQTVEEVLKNQNISLKKEDKIEPALHTELEDGDIIKIQRAIPITVVADGTEHKINTTLNKVEDVLGQLELQVDEDDKVEPSLSSTINKENNSIKIVRVEEKIEVKETSLDYKKIEKKNSNLLQGKTNLVQRGSTGLKTIEEKVVLEDGTEVSREVISENVKKPVDEIKEIGTKVPVKKTITSSNKSVPASRGSQTSVKTITVEATAYYVGDRTASGTKPSANRTIAASSSYSFGTKMYIPALGNTYVVEDRGGAVTGNKIDIYFNTREECVRFGRKSLQVQVLQ
- a CDS encoding 3'-5' exoribonuclease YhaM family protein, which translates into the protein MNIKDFEYNQKIQGYYMIKKIEERTSKNGGTYIDINIADQNKDEINGKIWNAQGMDLNAYKSGILVKVRGQVQKFNNKMQLHIEKIRLVEQSDDVNFEDYIAAAPVSSNQMIHEIYSFIDKIIHPQIKELTLTLFKDKEVKLSYYPAAKTHHHNIKGGLLYHIRTMLDLGEKISSIYDFINTDLLYAGIVLHDLSKTEEMIADELGIVEDYSTEGKLLGHIIQGITEIDRVCRELSIDDEIKMVLQHMILSHHYHAEYGSPKMPLIPEAELLHYIDLIDARMYGMNKALSNVEGGSFAEKNYSLDGRSLYKTSFGDTNNG
- a CDS encoding MBL fold metallo-hydrolase; translation: MKFCSLYSGSSGNCSYLEDGDTKILIDAGVSGKRIEENLKKIQVNPQELTGLFLSHDHIDHTKGAGVLSRRYNIPIYANGGTWNAASTCLGKIRSENRVVFASDKELILNGLSILPFSISHDAGEPVGFSITNGKNKISIVTDTGEINGSIMKRIENSDLAVIESNHDVDMLKAGPYPYPLKRRILGDKGHLSNEVAASAILELVEKGLRRVLLAHLSDENNFPELAFETTSSLLTKNKIKIQKDVTLEVASRFTPSTVFSF